One stretch of Candidatus Nitrosotenuis cloacae DNA includes these proteins:
- a CDS encoding beta-propeller domain-containing protein: MNSKIFIAVVAAIAVVGSFGMFLAMMSTSSSPPTPYIVPPNAFDDTLPISVEGSQELKKFSSYEELKNYLQTTQIAQDQYYRDFGPGHFREGESVALDRTVSPVPWNSGEEMPSPAAEPSSDGVKTGSSPPGYSTTNVQVKNVDEPDFIKNDDKYAYIVSGDKLTIIEAYPAESAKIVLKVGLDIPQGQSLQNIFLNKDRLVIFYQSFQEADYIPEYGFAPSKIYSNLTHIVVMDVSDKQNAKILKDYSVNGYYHNARMIGNIVYLISIAEVNHYQPILPLIREDAKIIANPDVFYFDNPEQYYNFNTVTALDIFEDKLNSETFMMGGAGTIYMSEDNLYITYQKNLPYRYYQVQEKNRFFNAIVPVLPSQTQQKIKEITSDSSLNESQKWNQVSDLLQNTYNTMPQSEKSKLFEKIQSAINEYELKIQQESLKTVIHKIALNSGQLKYFAKGEVPGRLLNQFSMDESGNRFRIATTSEYYGHRTILHNNVYVLDENLSRVGALEQIAKDENIYSARFMGDRLYLVTFQRVDPFFVIDLSTDTPKILGELKIPGFSQYLHPYDENHVIGIGRDTKENQWGGVQTEGVKIALFDVTDVSKPSSVDVEIIGKQGTDSEVLSDHKAMLFDKQKGILSIPISNYDYNPQPYVDGRYVEPKTWRGFYVFGVDSSGFTLKGKIEHSNSTGYEYYGYGSRSFYIDDTLYTVSSNLMKMNAISDLHEINQLKFRDDGKLVQYID, translated from the coding sequence TTGAACTCTAAAATTTTCATAGCTGTTGTTGCAGCAATTGCAGTTGTAGGATCTTTTGGAATGTTTCTTGCAATGATGTCTACTAGTTCTTCACCACCAACTCCTTACATTGTTCCACCAAATGCATTTGATGATACTCTACCAATATCCGTTGAAGGATCACAAGAACTGAAAAAATTCTCATCATATGAAGAGCTAAAAAACTATCTCCAAACAACTCAGATAGCACAAGATCAGTATTATCGTGATTTTGGCCCTGGTCATTTCAGAGAAGGAGAATCTGTTGCTCTTGATAGAACCGTATCTCCAGTCCCTTGGAATTCAGGCGAAGAAATGCCATCACCTGCAGCTGAACCGTCGTCTGATGGAGTAAAAACCGGCTCTTCGCCCCCAGGTTATTCCACAACCAATGTCCAAGTCAAAAACGTAGACGAGCCAGACTTTATCAAAAATGACGACAAGTACGCATACATTGTATCTGGCGACAAGCTCACAATCATAGAAGCATATCCAGCAGAATCAGCAAAAATTGTGCTCAAAGTAGGCCTTGACATCCCACAGGGACAATCACTGCAAAACATCTTCCTAAACAAGGACAGGCTGGTAATCTTTTACCAATCGTTCCAAGAAGCAGACTATATCCCAGAATATGGATTTGCACCTTCCAAAATTTACTCTAATCTTACCCATATCGTAGTAATGGATGTATCAGACAAGCAAAACGCCAAGATACTCAAAGACTATTCCGTAAATGGTTACTATCACAATGCCAGAATGATTGGCAATATCGTATATCTGATATCAATTGCAGAGGTAAATCACTATCAGCCAATCCTACCGCTAATTCGAGAGGATGCAAAAATAATTGCAAACCCCGATGTGTTTTATTTTGATAATCCAGAGCAATATTATAATTTCAATACCGTAACTGCGCTGGATATTTTTGAGGACAAGCTAAATTCAGAGACTTTCATGATGGGAGGAGCTGGCACGATCTACATGTCAGAGGACAATCTATACATCACATATCAAAAAAATCTGCCATACAGATACTACCAAGTCCAGGAAAAGAACCGATTCTTTAATGCCATAGTTCCAGTATTACCATCACAGACACAGCAAAAGATCAAAGAGATCACCTCTGATTCTTCCCTAAACGAATCGCAAAAATGGAATCAAGTCTCTGATCTGCTCCAAAACACCTACAATACAATGCCGCAATCAGAAAAATCCAAGCTATTTGAAAAGATCCAATCGGCAATAAACGAGTACGAGCTGAAGATCCAACAAGAATCACTAAAGACAGTAATCCACAAAATAGCGCTAAATTCCGGCCAGCTGAAATATTTTGCAAAGGGCGAAGTTCCAGGAAGGCTGCTAAACCAGTTCTCTATGGATGAATCCGGAAATCGCTTTAGAATAGCCACCACATCCGAATACTACGGGCATCGAACCATACTGCACAATAACGTCTACGTTCTAGATGAGAACCTAAGCCGAGTCGGAGCATTGGAACAAATCGCAAAAGACGAGAACATCTATTCAGCAAGATTCATGGGCGATCGACTATACCTGGTGACATTTCAAAGAGTAGATCCATTCTTTGTAATTGATCTGTCCACTGACACACCAAAAATACTGGGCGAGCTAAAGATTCCAGGATTTTCACAATACCTGCATCCATATGACGAAAACCATGTCATTGGCATTGGCAGGGACACAAAGGAAAATCAGTGGGGTGGAGTACAAACAGAAGGCGTCAAGATAGCACTGTTTGATGTAACAGATGTTTCAAAGCCATCATCAGTGGATGTTGAAATCATAGGAAAGCAGGGAACAGATTCCGAAGTATTATCGGATCACAAGGCAATGTTATTTGATAAGCAAAAGGGAATCCTATCTATTCCAATTTCTAACTATGATTATAATCCGCAGCCATATGTCGATGGAAGATATGTCGAGCCAAAAACATGGAGAGGATTCTACGTCTTTGGTGTGGATTCATCCGGATTTACACTAAAGGGCAAGATAGAGCATTCCAACAGTACCGGCTACGAATATTATGGATATGGCAGCAGGTCATTTTACATCGATGACACCCTGTACACTGTCAGCTCAAATCTGATGAAGATGAATGCAATATCTGATCTGCATGAAATAAACCAGCTAAAGTTCAGAGACGATGGAAAGCTAGTGCAGTATATCGACTAG
- a CDS encoding GNAT family N-acetyltransferase, whose amino-acid sequence MKIRHAKKTDKNQILPFCKNTFRWGDYIDRVWDKWLAEKNLLVIEEKDKTLGICNAAISPNQVWIEGIRIHPDSRRKGYASKLVVAAENIARKKKLGFSRMIIADNNKRSLKMARSLGYVLEDKWWLYNMPPKKQHTTAKLAKSAKNLEHLIQSDTYSESWNWLPLTKTTLSKLARAGRIITYSKNKKILAMGIWNKSSRLDDDMMQLGYIYGSKDGIKPILQFLQNKGFEEKSNRIQLLIQHKINLTMRGLDRRMLFCLMKKEL is encoded by the coding sequence TTGAAGATCAGGCACGCCAAAAAAACAGACAAGAATCAGATCCTGCCATTTTGCAAGAACACGTTTCGATGGGGTGATTATATCGATAGGGTCTGGGACAAGTGGCTAGCAGAAAAAAACTTGCTAGTCATTGAGGAAAAGGACAAAACACTCGGCATTTGCAATGCGGCCATATCACCAAACCAGGTCTGGATTGAGGGAATTCGAATCCACCCTGATTCCAGAAGGAAGGGCTATGCAAGCAAGCTTGTTGTGGCAGCTGAGAACATTGCCAGAAAAAAGAAACTTGGGTTTTCTCGAATGATTATTGCTGATAATAACAAAAGATCACTAAAAATGGCAAGATCCCTTGGCTATGTTCTGGAGGACAAGTGGTGGCTCTATAACATGCCCCCAAAAAAGCAACACACAACTGCCAAGCTAGCAAAGTCTGCAAAAAACCTTGAACATCTAATTCAATCCGACACATATTCAGAATCTTGGAATTGGCTACCACTGACAAAAACTACTCTATCAAAGCTGGCAAGGGCAGGCCGAATCATCACATATTCCAAAAACAAAAAAATTCTCGCAATGGGAATTTGGAACAAGAGCTCTAGATTAGACGATGATATGATGCAGCTTGGCTACATTTATGGAAGCAAAGACGGAATCAAACCCATTTTGCAATTTCTGCAAAACAAGGGATTTGAGGAAAAATCAAACAGAATCCAGCTTTTGATACAACACAAGATCAACCTTACCATGAGAGGTCTTGACAGACGAATGTTGTTTTGTTTGATGAAAAAAGAGCTCTAA
- a CDS encoding DNA adenine methylase yields the protein MDYSKKHTMMLTALDKKEIQSIKSPLRYPGGKSRAAKYIYQFIEKFFEGENVKHICSPFFGGGSLEIFCAQNGIRVFGYDFFRPLVDFWQCLFENRMKLADMVEKYRPLIKEEFYRLQQSQMQSKDRYDRAVFFFVLNRTSFSGSTLCGGMASGGEDDNPRFTESSIARLREFNLNNISVEMSDFKKSIPRHKNALLYLDPPYLIQSKLYGKKGDLHRNFDHIGLARILKKRNSWILSYNNSKEIHDLYSGYTILYPDWKYGMSHDKSSREVLILSHDIAKKSN from the coding sequence ATGGATTATTCTAAAAAACACACAATGATGTTAACAGCATTAGATAAAAAAGAAATTCAAAGTATTAAGTCGCCTTTAAGATATCCAGGAGGTAAATCACGTGCTGCTAAATACATTTATCAGTTTATTGAAAAATTTTTTGAGGGTGAAAACGTAAAACATATTTGTTCTCCATTTTTTGGCGGTGGTTCTCTAGAAATTTTTTGTGCACAGAACGGAATTCGTGTTTTTGGTTATGATTTTTTTCGACCATTAGTTGATTTTTGGCAGTGTCTGTTTGAAAATCGTATGAAGTTAGCTGACATGGTAGAGAAATACCGACCTTTGATAAAAGAAGAATTTTACAGATTGCAACAGTCACAGATGCAATCAAAAGACAGATATGATAGAGCTGTTTTCTTTTTTGTTCTAAATAGAACCTCTTTTTCTGGCTCAACTCTCTGCGGTGGAATGGCTTCTGGAGGAGAAGATGACAATCCAAGATTCACTGAATCGTCAATAGCTAGATTACGAGAATTCAATCTCAACAATATTTCTGTTGAGATGTCAGATTTTAAAAAGTCGATTCCTAGGCACAAAAATGCCCTACTATACTTGGATCCACCATACCTAATCCAAAGCAAGTTGTACGGAAAAAAGGGAGATCTGCACAGAAACTTTGATCATATAGGTTTAGCAAGGATTCTCAAAAAACGAAACTCTTGGATCCTATCATATAATAATTCAAAGGAAATCCACGATCTATATTCTGGTTATACCATTTTGTATCCAGACTGGAAATATGGTATGTCGCATGACAAGTCATCAAGAGAGGTCTTGATACTCAGTCACGACATTGCTAAAAAATCGAATTAA
- a CDS encoding DGQHR domain-containing protein has protein sequence MTEEHPIHRGLKNKVVEILENSGFLVDSEIHVSFSRPTTDDFSLDVCAIHDDHLLLFECKRSSKELSRQIDHTKQNGPRLNKITKILESEKRRFVLNDFKRIKYFHYCYAIYDTEKKDIEIDKKLRSKEIIFWNNEAIKYFYNTSKMLGTTTKYEILREIGIRDRIVSEPEDAVRIEQNGNELFLLGLQPSKLLKMAYAFRRLSLRNESYQRIVSGKKLQQLEEFYKKKKDFLLANSVIIAFEDEPEIQNEIEWNKAGDRKLHFPTSYSCAWMIDGQHRVYAFKDTKYNNPKKIDSKQFKIPVVAFRKLPLPKQSRTFVNINYYQTKINTVLICDLAASFPDASYELSWASLLVKKLNMGDPWNGKIQTSQTEPKGSISIAGFIRPVLLYTLLGYSVRDEKYHGPLFKIKKFEKNKPMLTGQNKAAFDTHLEILRKFFKSAKKNSWNSKTKKLMWDDQDYGMSNAYGVNALLLVLSAILKKEKILSYDFDKYLTILRTVNFSKAHIKTLSRGYGAYTDLAQEIIGKINKQFKKNYTISY, from the coding sequence TTGACGGAAGAACACCCAATACATAGAGGTTTAAAAAATAAAGTTGTTGAGATTCTCGAAAATAGTGGATTTTTAGTTGATTCAGAAATTCATGTTTCGTTCTCAAGACCTACTACTGATGATTTTTCTCTTGATGTTTGCGCTATTCATGATGATCATTTGTTATTATTCGAATGTAAAAGATCTTCCAAGGAACTTTCACGACAAATTGATCATACTAAACAGAATGGTCCTAGATTGAATAAGATAACAAAAATACTTGAATCGGAAAAAAGAAGATTTGTTTTAAATGATTTTAAGAGAATAAAATATTTTCATTATTGTTATGCAATATACGATACAGAAAAAAAAGACATAGAAATTGACAAAAAACTTCGTTCTAAAGAGATCATATTTTGGAATAATGAGGCAATCAAATATTTCTACAATACAAGTAAGATGTTAGGTACAACAACAAAATATGAAATACTTCGTGAAATAGGTATCAGAGACAGAATAGTTTCCGAGCCTGAAGATGCAGTACGAATAGAACAAAACGGTAATGAGTTATTTCTGTTAGGACTGCAACCGTCAAAATTATTAAAAATGGCATATGCATTTAGACGGTTATCATTAAGAAATGAATCTTATCAGCGCATTGTAAGTGGAAAGAAATTACAACAATTAGAAGAGTTTTACAAAAAGAAAAAAGATTTTTTGTTAGCAAATTCTGTTATCATTGCATTTGAGGATGAACCAGAAATTCAGAATGAAATTGAGTGGAATAAAGCCGGAGATAGAAAATTACATTTTCCAACATCATATAGTTGTGCATGGATGATTGATGGACAACATAGAGTTTACGCCTTTAAAGATACAAAATACAATAATCCTAAGAAAATTGACAGTAAACAATTCAAAATACCAGTTGTAGCTTTTAGGAAGCTTCCACTTCCAAAACAAAGCCGTACTTTTGTGAACATAAACTATTACCAAACTAAAATTAACACAGTTTTGATTTGTGATCTTGCTGCTTCTTTTCCAGATGCATCTTATGAATTATCATGGGCAAGTCTACTTGTAAAAAAATTGAACATGGGTGATCCATGGAATGGAAAAATACAAACCAGTCAAACTGAACCAAAAGGTTCTATCAGCATTGCTGGTTTCATTAGACCTGTTCTTTTGTATACATTATTAGGATATAGTGTGAGAGATGAAAAATATCACGGTCCATTATTCAAAATTAAAAAATTTGAAAAGAATAAACCTATGTTGACAGGACAAAACAAAGCAGCATTTGACACTCATTTAGAAATATTGAGGAAGTTCTTTAAATCCGCAAAGAAAAACTCGTGGAATTCAAAAACTAAAAAATTGATGTGGGATGATCAAGATTATGGAATGAGTAATGCATATGGAGTAAATGCTCTTCTCCTAGTTTTATCTGCAATTTTGAAAAAAGAGAAGATATTGAGTTATGATTTTGATAAATATCTAACAATATTGAGAACTGTGAATTTTTCCAAGGCCCATATCAAGACATTATCAAGAGGGTATGGTGCGTATACTGATCTAGCACAAGAGATCATTGGAAAAATCAATAAGCAATTTAAGAAAAATTATACAATTTCATACTAA
- a CDS encoding helicase C-terminal domain-containing protein gives MQFDALGRRMRSSYPEIDLKRPREPISLTEALELVGQFAGKTPTPKQYEIIKKIQHAIESGYKKILLSAPTGTGKSWIAIALSLYLRSATILTSTVLLQDQYRNEFGFFNTVRGKKRFLCEQTNRVFDCTNGYCNDCTFKPQPELYHILKKGTIAETITSQDMPRKCPYYDQIEIGKKASFVAYSYASYLSHLLSGEEMPQRKLLVCDEAHELDEELANQLATNLSGFYGEMLGVEMPKFSVNSNLSSIKQYVNAFSEAFKKRESVIKQCAEHSLFLQSEEHIKKHVHCMKHGIKLQSNCMDCNRIREYIRTKEFLKCKDHVDCKFDHKFINHFVLNDLKNYTTKMKILQKGLESADQNYIITDIQSKSQDERRGHNFDEVTIKPWHIHWFMEEMSSNFDLSLYMSATINLELFCKETGFKKDEVYFINEDSNIPLENRKIVFLKTEYVEATSDVILPDKIISQIEAILKIRANQRGIILLTSYSQLDYILEKISPELKPRLLPLERGQDKSEAIEYHKNTPNSVMISPGLESGVNLPDDDSRFQIIVKAPYYPTVDDLRMKKIYDSESDHRRYYLKSAFRLLQMAGRSIRHVKDSAMTYVLDAKAERMIYHQRNDLPKWFMDACEGISR, from the coding sequence TTGCAATTTGATGCCCTTGGACGCAGAATGCGCTCCAGTTATCCAGAAATCGATCTAAAAAGACCGCGAGAACCTATCTCACTGACAGAGGCACTAGAATTAGTGGGGCAATTTGCAGGCAAAACTCCAACCCCAAAGCAATACGAGATCATAAAAAAAATCCAGCACGCAATTGAATCAGGCTACAAAAAAATCCTGTTATCAGCACCCACTGGGACTGGTAAAAGCTGGATTGCAATCGCACTGTCACTATACCTTAGATCAGCTACCATACTCACATCTACAGTACTACTCCAAGACCAATATCGAAATGAATTCGGGTTTTTCAATACCGTTCGAGGAAAGAAGAGATTTCTTTGCGAGCAGACAAACCGGGTCTTTGATTGCACCAACGGCTATTGCAATGATTGTACATTCAAACCCCAACCGGAATTATACCACATTCTCAAAAAAGGCACCATTGCCGAGACCATAACCAGCCAGGACATGCCCAGAAAGTGTCCATACTATGACCAAATCGAAATAGGCAAAAAAGCAAGCTTTGTTGCATATTCCTACGCATCATATTTGTCTCATCTTTTGTCCGGCGAGGAAATGCCGCAAAGAAAGCTGTTAGTGTGTGATGAGGCACACGAGTTGGACGAAGAGCTTGCAAACCAGCTTGCAACTAATTTGTCTGGATTTTATGGCGAAATGCTTGGAGTTGAGATGCCCAAGTTTTCAGTAAACTCGAATCTTTCTTCCATAAAACAATACGTCAATGCGTTTTCTGAGGCCTTCAAGAAACGCGAGTCCGTCATAAAGCAATGCGCAGAGCATTCCTTGTTTTTACAATCAGAGGAGCACATCAAAAAACATGTCCACTGCATGAAACATGGCATTAAACTACAATCAAACTGCATGGACTGCAACAGAATACGCGAATACATCAGGACAAAGGAATTCCTAAAATGCAAAGACCATGTCGATTGCAAGTTTGATCACAAGTTCATCAACCATTTCGTGCTAAATGATCTCAAAAACTATACCACAAAGATGAAGATTCTACAGAAAGGCTTGGAATCGGCCGATCAAAACTATATCATAACTGATATCCAATCCAAATCACAAGATGAGCGACGTGGCCACAACTTTGATGAGGTCACCATCAAGCCCTGGCACATTCACTGGTTTATGGAAGAGATGAGTTCCAACTTTGATCTATCACTGTACATGTCAGCTACCATCAATTTGGAATTGTTCTGCAAGGAGACTGGATTCAAAAAAGATGAGGTCTATTTTATCAACGAAGACTCTAACATTCCGCTAGAGAATCGCAAGATAGTATTTCTAAAAACAGAATACGTCGAGGCAACCTCCGATGTCATCTTGCCTGATAAAATAATCTCGCAAATCGAGGCTATTTTGAAGATTCGAGCTAACCAGCGAGGAATCATACTGTTGACCAGCTATTCGCAGCTTGATTACATCCTAGAAAAGATATCACCTGAGCTAAAGCCAAGATTACTCCCACTGGAGCGCGGCCAAGACAAATCCGAAGCAATCGAATATCACAAAAACACACCAAATTCAGTTATGATCTCGCCTGGCTTGGAATCTGGTGTAAACCTGCCAGACGATGATAGTAGATTCCAGATTATTGTAAAGGCACCATACTATCCAACAGTGGACGATCTTCGAATGAAAAAGATCTATGATTCCGAATCAGACCACAGAAGATACTATCTAAAATCTGCATTCAGACTATTACAGATGGCAGGACGAAGCATCCGACATGTAAAGGATAGTGCAATGACCTATGTTTTGGATGCAAAGGCCGAGCGCATGATTTACCACCAAAGAAACGATCTGCCAAAATGGTTCATGGATGCATGCGAAGGAATCTCGAGATAA
- a CDS encoding aldehyde dehydrogenase family protein, translating to MIENENTWTNAVKNNSTDEFHKKFDSALDKLRSEFGKSYPLIINGKEVHSDQSFEVHSPSDTRIILAKFPLATKEQTLQAIEAAKNSFSQWSATPYQNRAQIFREVANQFSQEKFYLAATTSMENGKNRLEAMGELDETIDFLRFYADQLESNQGFVKPTRPASPNEKTQSVLKPYGVWGIISPFNFPSAIAIGMSSGALITGNSVVLKPASDTPLSAFRFVNMIYKKISPGAINFVTGLGSIVGQTIVESPHVSGIAFTGSKEVGLSGFRTFTKNSPKPFISEMGGKNPVIITESADLEKATDGVMRAAFGYGGQKCSACSRVYVQKQIAPKFLEKLVSKTQNLKIGLPWEKETYLGPIINDSAKKKFESAVELAKKDGKIVFGGDILKDGLYQNGYYVRPTIVSDLPNNHKLVKEELFLPFLCVQEFEKFDDAIVQANDSEYGLTAGIFSQNKSEIDEFFSKIEAGVTYANRAQSATTGAMVQAQPFVGWKNSGISGKGAGGAYYLTQFLREQTQTICNEQ from the coding sequence TTGATTGAAAACGAAAACACCTGGACAAATGCAGTAAAAAACAACTCTACTGATGAATTTCACAAAAAATTTGACTCTGCGCTGGACAAGCTAAGATCAGAATTTGGCAAATCTTATCCATTAATCATAAACGGAAAAGAGGTACATTCAGATCAGTCATTTGAAGTCCACTCGCCATCAGACACTCGAATCATACTAGCAAAGTTTCCACTGGCAACCAAAGAGCAAACCCTCCAAGCAATTGAAGCAGCAAAAAATTCATTTTCACAATGGAGCGCAACTCCATACCAGAATAGAGCCCAAATCTTTCGTGAAGTAGCAAATCAGTTCTCCCAAGAAAAATTCTATTTGGCAGCCACCACATCCATGGAAAACGGCAAAAACAGGCTCGAGGCAATGGGAGAATTAGATGAAACAATTGATTTTCTGCGATTTTACGCAGACCAGCTGGAATCAAATCAAGGATTCGTAAAACCAACAAGACCAGCTAGTCCAAATGAAAAAACCCAATCTGTCCTAAAACCATACGGAGTCTGGGGGATAATTTCTCCATTCAACTTTCCATCAGCAATAGCAATTGGCATGAGTAGTGGTGCACTAATTACCGGAAACTCTGTCGTACTAAAGCCAGCCAGTGATACTCCGCTTTCCGCATTTAGGTTTGTAAATATGATTTACAAAAAAATATCACCAGGCGCAATCAATTTTGTAACCGGACTGGGATCAATAGTGGGACAAACCATAGTGGAAAGTCCACATGTATCAGGAATAGCATTTACTGGATCAAAAGAAGTCGGACTGTCAGGATTTAGGACATTTACAAAAAATTCACCAAAACCATTCATCTCAGAGATGGGCGGCAAAAATCCCGTAATCATAACCGAATCGGCAGATTTGGAAAAGGCAACCGATGGAGTAATGCGTGCAGCATTTGGGTATGGCGGACAAAAATGTAGCGCATGCTCAAGAGTCTATGTGCAAAAACAAATCGCACCAAAATTCCTAGAAAAACTAGTCTCAAAGACGCAAAATCTCAAAATTGGATTGCCCTGGGAAAAGGAAACGTATCTGGGCCCAATCATTAATGATTCTGCCAAGAAAAAATTCGAGTCCGCAGTGGAGCTGGCAAAAAAAGACGGCAAGATAGTATTTGGTGGTGATATTCTCAAAGATGGTCTATACCAGAACGGCTACTATGTCAGGCCTACCATAGTAAGTGATCTACCAAACAATCACAAGCTAGTCAAAGAGGAATTATTTTTGCCATTTTTGTGCGTACAAGAATTTGAAAAATTCGATGATGCCATAGTACAGGCAAACGACTCTGAATATGGCCTAACTGCGGGAATCTTCTCACAGAACAAGTCCGAAATTGACGAGTTTTTCTCAAAAATTGAGGCAGGAGTAACATATGCAAACAGGGCACAATCTGCCACCACTGGCGCTATGGTTCAGGCACAACCATTTGTTGGGTGGAAAAATTCCGGAATCTCTGGCAAGGGTGCAGGCGGTGCATATTATCTTACACAGTTTCTGCGAGAGCAGACACAAACCATCTGCAATGAACAATAG
- a CDS encoding cation:proton antiporter, whose translation MEFSQISKIIMDKISAAPSSSELIIQDFAVIMVIASVMALISYKLKQPMIMAYIIAGMIIGPFTPPFSLIAHVEILHVFAEIGIILLLFVIGMEFPLEKLKNIGKKATVIAVAEASGTFLAGYLASQALGFGFYDSLFLALAISVTSTVIIMRVLEELGMVKDEATYLIVGIAVIEDIIIVSLLAVLQSVAATGDLSVSEIGVSIGLVIAFIVGAIVIGSKIVPRCVDLVGRTNHNELLIIATLGVAFSLAFIAFKLDISVATGAFFAGVLVAGSKMRVATKIMSTPIRDMFAALFFISVGALMDIKQLPLFIIPAIVLVVVSFLAKFITVWAAARAQKFDKATSLRSGIGLSSSGGELALVAAKGGSDVGATSSFVLPMVGTMTVITTFISPYLIKYGWKLVDKISAKEKESS comes from the coding sequence TTGGAGTTTTCTCAGATCTCAAAAATAATCATGGACAAGATCTCTGCCGCCCCTTCTTCGTCTGAGCTCATCATACAGGATTTTGCCGTAATCATGGTAATTGCGTCCGTCATGGCTCTCATCTCATACAAGCTAAAGCAACCAATGATAATGGCATACATCATTGCAGGTATGATAATAGGGCCGTTCACACCGCCGTTTAGTCTCATAGCTCATGTAGAAATCTTACATGTCTTTGCAGAAATAGGAATAATTTTGCTCTTGTTTGTAATTGGAATGGAGTTCCCACTTGAAAAGCTCAAAAACATTGGCAAAAAGGCAACCGTTATTGCAGTTGCAGAAGCGTCTGGAACTTTTCTGGCCGGCTATTTGGCATCACAAGCACTAGGCTTTGGATTTTATGACAGCCTGTTTTTGGCACTTGCAATCTCTGTCACAAGCACCGTAATCATTATGAGAGTTCTAGAAGAGCTTGGAATGGTAAAAGACGAGGCGACATATCTGATTGTAGGAATTGCCGTAATTGAAGACATCATTATAGTGTCACTGCTTGCAGTATTGCAATCGGTTGCTGCAACAGGGGATCTTTCAGTATCTGAGATAGGCGTCTCAATAGGCCTTGTGATTGCATTCATAGTTGGCGCCATTGTAATAGGATCCAAAATCGTTCCAAGATGTGTGGATCTGGTCGGAAGAACAAACCACAATGAGCTGCTAATAATTGCAACACTTGGTGTTGCGTTCAGCCTTGCGTTTATTGCATTCAAGCTGGATATCTCTGTGGCAACTGGAGCATTCTTTGCAGGAGTTCTTGTCGCAGGATCAAAGATGAGGGTTGCCACCAAAATAATGTCAACTCCAATCAGAGACATGTTTGCAGCGCTGTTTTTCATTTCGGTTGGTGCGTTGATGGACATCAAACAATTACCGTTGTTCATCATTCCTGCAATTGTTCTGGTGGTTGTGTCGTTTCTTGCAAAATTTATCACTGTTTGGGCTGCAGCACGGGCTCAAAAATTCGACAAGGCAACATCTCTTAGGTCTGGAATAGGATTGTCTTCATCTGGAGGCGAGCTTGCCCTTGTTGCCGCAAAGGGAGGATCTGATGTTGGGGCGACTAGCTCCTTTGTGCTTCCAATGGTTGGAACAATGACGGTAATTACCACATTTATCTCGCCGTATCTTATCAAGTACGGCTGGAAGCTAGTGGACAAAATATCTGCAAAAGAAAAAGAGTCATCCTAA